GCGCGCAGCCGGGCCGCCACCACCACGGCCGCGCCCGCCAGCGCCGGCGGCGTCGCCCTCGCCGACCGCCCCGAAGACGACGACTGGGTGGTCGGCGACGAAGCTCCGCAGCCGCCCCAACCGGCCGCCGCCATGGTGGTGCCGCCGAAGGCCGACCCACCGCCGCTGACCGAGCCGGCCCGACCCGGCACGCTCCGCGAGATCCTGCGGCTGATGACCAACGACCCGCGCTTCGGCCTCGCCGGCCTGGTCGTCTTCTGCGGCATGACGCTGCTGGGCCTCGACGGCTCGGTGCTGCCCTACCTGTTCGCCAACCTGGTCGACGGCACCGGCAGCCTGCTCTGGCCGTCGATCGGCATCATCGCCGGCCTGCTGATCTACCTCCCGATGCCTTATGTCAGCTCCGTCTGGTACCCGGAGTGGTGGGTCCGCCAGATGCTGCGGATCAGCCTGCGCCTGCTGCACGGCCAGACAGGTGCCCGCCGGGTCAGCAAATACACCCCGGCCGAGGTCGTCGCGCAGGCCGGCGACACCGAACGCGTCGTGTTGATGGCCGACCACCTCGTCGACCAGACCCTCTGCGTCTTCCTGCTGGTCTCGATGACCCTCGTCTCCGGGTCGCTGGTCCCGGCCGGCTTCTTCCTCGCCACCGTGCTGGTCTCGGGAGTCGTGGCGACGGCGTTCGGCGGCCGGCTGGAGAAACTGGCCCGCAGCACCGTCGCCGCCCGGGCCGCCTTCGCCACCGGGTTGGTCTCCTCGCTCTCAGCCGCCCGCACGGTCAAGCTGGCCGGCGCGACCCAACCGGTGCTGGCCCATCTGGCCCGTCTCGATCTGGTCCGCAGCGACCGGCAACGGCGCGAGATCTCCACGCAGGTGCTGGCCCGGTCGACGCCGTCGATGGTCAGTGGCCTGCTGCCGATCGGCGCCTGGGCGCTCTACCTGTTCGGCGGCCTCTCCGGCGGCGCCACCCTGGTCGCCGTGGCCACGCTGGGTGCCGCCCGCTGGTTCGCCTGGACCACCGCGGCCCTGGTCTCGCAGCTCCCCTCGGCCCGGGTGTGGACCCGGCGCACGGCCGCGATGGCCGGCCGGGCCGACTATTCGGCCGAGGTGCCCGGTGTCGACATCTCGCTCGGCAGCGCGCCGGCGCCGGTCACCGCGCCGCGCACCCCGTTGCGCGAGCTCGAGCTGCGCGGTTTCACCGCCATCCACGAAGACGGCACGCTCGGCGTTCGCGACGTCGACCTGACCGTGGAGCGCGGCCAGCTCGTGCTGGTGGTCGGCCCGGTCGGCGCCGGCAAGTCGTCGCTGCTCCGGGCGATGGCCGGCATCGTGCACCACACCGGCGCGCTGCGCTGGAACGGCGAGCCGGTCACCGAGCCAGAGGTGTTCCTGCGCCCCAACCAGGTCGGCTACGTCGGCCAGCTACCGCGCGTGCTGTCCGGCACGGTCGCCGAGAACATCCAGCTCGGCCACCAGGTCGACGCGGAGAAGGCGGTCACCATCGCACAGCTCTCCCACGACCTCGCGGCGGCCGGCGGCGGGCTCGGCCTGCTGATCGGCCACAAGGGCACGCGGCTCTCCGGCGGCCAGCTCCAGCGGCTCGCGCTGGCCCGCGCGCTCGCGCCACGGACCGAGCTGCTGATCGCCGACGACGTCTCGTCGGCGCTCGACGTGACGACCGAGCTCGACCTGTGGCACGCGCTGCGGGCGACCGGCGTCACGGTGATCGGCTCGACCTCGAAGCAGGCCGCGCTCGCCCAGGCCGACCATGTGATCGTGCTCGTCGAAGGCACGGTCGCGGCCAGCGGCACGTGGCACGACCTGGCGCGGCGGTGGAGTCACCTGGCCGGGTGATGACGTCAGGGGCAACGTGCTTTGAACTACGTGGGCTATCTTCATGGCCGGCACGAGCACGGGGGTTTTGATGGCAGAGCTGACGACGACCGCTCGCGCCACCCGGGTCATCGCCGCCGTCGTCGGCGTGGCCCTGCTGCTGGCCGGCACCGTCTGGGGACAGGACGACAAGTTCCCATTCGGACCATTCAGCATGTACGCGGGCGTCAACGGCCCCAACGAGCCGGCACCCGACACCCGCGTCGAGGGCACCGACAGCACCGGCCGCGTGATCGTGCTGGCCGAGCGCAACGCCGGCGTACGCCGCGCCGAGATCGAGGGCCAGGAAGGCGCCTACGTCGACGACCCCTCGCGGCTGGCCCGGATCGCCGACAGCTACCAGCGGCTCAACCCCGGCGCACCACCACTGGTCAAGGTCGCGCTGATCGTGCGCGAGCACGAGATTCACAACAGCAGCGCGACCGGCCGCTGGTGGGACGACGTCCGCGCGGTCTGGGACCGGCCCGCATGAGGTCCTGGCTGTTCGAGGCGGCACCGCGCGGCCGGGTAGCCGCGCTGCGCACGCTGACCTACCTGTTCATCGTCTTCGACCTGCTGGTCTACAGCTCCTGGGTGCGCACCCGCGGCGACGTGCCGACCGAGCTATACCAACCACTGTGGATCGGCCGGGTGCTGCACCTACCGGCGCCCGACGGCACGCTGGTCAACGTCGTCTTCTGGACCCTGCTGGTGCTCGCGCCGCTGGCCGCGACCGGCCGCTTCCCGCGGTTGCTGGGCTGGCTCGTCTGCGGGTTCTACCTGGAGTGGCTGATCATCGCGATGAGCTACGGCAAGGTCGACCACGACCGGTTCGCCTTCCTCATCGCGCTGGCCGTGCTGCCCACGGTGGGCCGCGCCCGGCACGGCGACCGCGAGCCGAGCGAGGCGGCCGGCTGGGCCCTGCGAATGATCCAGCTCGCGGTGGTAGCCACCTACTTCCTGGCGGCGTGGGCGAAGATCCGGTTCGGCGGCCTCGGCTGGATGACCGGCTCGGTGCTGGCCCGCGCCTTCATCCGCCGCGGCTCCGACTTCGCCGACCTGATCGCCAGCGTCCCCTATCTGATGATCGCGGCCCAGATCGGCATGGTGACCTTCGAGGCCCTGAGCCCGCTAATCTTTGCCCTACGAGGCCGCAACCGCTACGCCGCGGTCGCCTTCTTCTACTCGTTCCACCTGCTGTCGTTCGCGACCATCTCCATCTCCTTCGCCCCCCACCTGGTAGCGCTCACCTCTTTCCTGCCCCTGGAACGCATACGCCCGATCATCTGGCTCCGCCGCGCGGCGACCCGCCGCCAGGTCGTGGATACGCTAGAACCGGTGCCAGTCGAGTCAGGCGGAGGTTGAAGGCATGACCGACACATTCGTGTACGACGGTGACTGCGCCTTCTGCACCATGTGCGCCCGTTTCATCGAGCGCCGGATCAACACCACCGCGACGGTCATCCCGTGGCAGTTCGCCAACCTCGACGCCCTGGGCCTGACCCGCGCGGAGTGCATCGAGGCGGTCCAGTGGGTGCCAGAACACGGCGAGCCCGCAGGCGGCCCGGTGGCGATCGCCCGCCTACTCCGCTCCAGCGGCCCGGTGTGGCGACTGGCCGGCCGGCTACTCGACCTGCGCCCGGTGACCGCGCTCGCCTGGCCCGCCTACCGCTGGGTCGCGCGCAACCGCCACCGCCTCCCGGGCGGCACCGCGGCCTGCGCGATCCCCGCCGACTCGCCCGCCCGCCAACACCCGACCGCCTAGCCCGCCGCGCCGCGACCGCCGGCCCGGTTCCCAGCGACCGCGACTGACCCGCCTGCGTGGCGGCGACCCGCCGCCTTGACCCCGCTGTGCGCGGGCCCCGGCGGCCTGGTTCCGCGGCGACCGCGACTGACCCGCCTGCGTGGCGGCGAGCCGCCCCTGCGCGGCGACGCGCAGCCTTGATCCGGCTGCGTGGTGGCGACCCGCTGCCTTGAGCCCGCTGCGCGTCGACCGGCGGCCTGGTTCCCTGGCGACCGCGACTGACCCGCCTGCGTGGCGGCGAGCCCACCCCTGCGCGGCGACGCGCAGCCTTGATCCCGCTGCGCGTCGACCGGCGGCCTGGTTCCCTGGCGACCGCGACTGACCCGCCTGCGTGGCGGCGAGCCGCCCCCTGCGCGGCGACGCGCAGCCTTGATCCCGCTGCGCGTCGACCGGCGGCCTGGTTCCCTGGCGACCGCGACTGACCCGGCTACGTGGCGGCGAGCCGCCGCCTTGACTCGGCTGCGTGGCGGCGACCCGCTGCCTTGACCCTGCTGCGCGTCGACCGGCGGCCTGGCTCCCCGGCGACCGCGACTGACCCGGCTGCGTGGCGGCGAGCCGCTGCCTTGACCCGCCTTCGCCGACGCGGCGACCCGCCGCCTTGACCCGCCTTCGCCGACGCGGCGACCAGCCCGCGCGGCAGCGCCGGTGCCCTCCGGCGCGTTGTCCGCCGGGCGGCGACGGGACAGGCCGCAACGCGTCCGGCGCGAGCCGCGGTCCGCGGGCAGGTGACTTTCGGCCCGTACATGTTTTGGTATGTAGGCACATGCCAAAACATGTAGCCCGAAAAGAGCCACCCGGACCCGGGCCGACACGCTCGGCAACCTCCTGACCTCTGGCTATTACGGGTTCGTGACATTCCGGGGATGGCACCCGGACATCGCGCTGGCACCGTCGGCCGCGTGATCACCCATCCGACTGCCGCGCCCCGCGCGGCGCTGGCTGAAGCCGGGGCTACGGAACCGCTCGCCATCGCCGAGATCGACCTCGGCGCGATCGCCGCCAACGTCCGGACGGTCGCCGCGGTCGCCGGCACCGACGTGATGGCCGTCGTGAAGGCCGACGGCTTCGGGCACGGCGCCGTGCCGGTCGCCCGGGCGGCGCTCGCCGCCGGCGCGACCTGGCTCGGCGTCACCTCGTCGGCCGAGGCGCTGGCGCTGCGGGCCGCAGGCATCACCGCGCCCGTGCTGAGCTGGCTGCACCGCCCCGACGAAGACTTCGGCCCGGTGCTGGCCGCCGGCATCGACGTCGGTGTCTCCACGATTCCGCACCTGCGTGCGGTGGCCGCGGCGGCCGCCCGCCGTGGCCAGCCCGCGATGGTGCAGCTCAAGGTCGACACCGGGCTGTCCCGCAACGGCGCCCGCGGCAGCGACTGGGCCGATCTCGTTGCGCTGTCCCGCGCCTACGAGTCGGCCGGCAGCGTGCGGGTCCGCGGCATCTGGTCGCATCTCGCGGACGCCGACCGGCCTGGCTCGGCGCTCGTCCGGCGCCAGGTGACCGCGTTCCGGACCGCGGTGCGGGTCGCCCGCAGCGCTGGGCTCGACCCCGTGTTGCTGCACCTCGCCAACTCCGCCGCCGCGCTCACTCAACCCGCGACGCGGTTCGACATCTGCCGCATCGGCCTCGCGCTCTACGGCGTCGACCCGTTCGACGGCCCCGACCAGGCTGCTCCGCTGCCGTCGGCCGAGGCCGGGTCAACGCCGACCAACGCCAGCGCTGGACACGTGCCGATCGCGGCAGGCGCCCGGCAAACGCGGATCACCGTCAATGGCCGCCAGACGCCGATCGGAGCGATGCTGCGGCCGGCGATGACGTTGCGCTCCATTGTGGTCAACCTCAAGCGGGTGCCGGCCGGCACCGCGGTTTCCTATGGCGGCGACCACGTTACCGCCGTGGCCACCACGCTTGCCCTGGTGCCGGTGGGGTTTGCCGATGGGCTTCCCCGGTCGGTCGAGGGGCGGGCTTCGGTCTGGGTGGGTGGCGCGCGTTGCCCGGTTGTCGGGCGGATCGCGATGGATCAGTGCGTTGTCGATGTCGGGGACCGGGCGGTGCGGCTCGGTGATCCGGTCACGCTCTTCGGCCCTGGGCCGGATGAGCCGACCGTCGCCGACTGGGCCCGGTGGGCCGGGACGAATCCCAACGAGGTGTTGACCGGCATCGGCGCCCGCGTGGTTCGCCGTTTCAAGGGGGTGGCGGCGTGAGGATCGCGGTGCTTTTTGGTGGGCGGAGCGGCGAGCATGAGGTTTCCCGCAAGTCGGCGGCCAGCATCCTGGCCAACCTTGGGCCGGCCTATCGGGTCACCGAGGTGTTGATCGGGCGGGATGGGCAGTGGCACGTCGACGGCGTTCCGGTGCGGTTCGCGGACGCGCTCGATGTTCTCGCCGATCAGAATGTGGTCTTTCCGGCCCTGCACGGGCCCTATGGCGAGGACGGCACCGTCCAGGCCGTGCTGGAGTGGATCGGCGTTCCCTATGTGGGCAACGGGGTGTTGGCCAGCGCTGCCGGGATGGACAAGGCGGTCACCAAGACGTTGCTCGCCGCCGATGGGCTGCGCATTGCCGCGGGGGTCACCCTACGGACAGGCGAGCATCCGACGCCGGCCGACCAGGAGCGGCTGGGGCTGCCCGTGTTCGTCAAGCCCGCGCGGGCCGGGTCGAGCCTTGGCGTGTCCCGCGTCGACGCGTGGTGGCAGCTTCCCGAGGCGCTTTCCGTCGCCCGGATGTTCGACAGCAAGGTGCTGATCGAGCCTGCGGTGAACGGGCGCGAGGTTGACGTCGCGGTGTTGGAACACCCCGATGGGCGGGTCGAGGCCGGGCCGCCGCTGGAGATCACCGTGACTGGTGCGGGGTTTTTCGACTACGACGCCAAGTATGGCGGCGGCGCGCGTTTTCAGATCCCGGCGGACCTGCCGGCGAGCACCACCGAGGCGTTGCAGGACCGGGCGATCCGGGCGTTCCACGCGCTCGGCTGCCGCGGGCTGATCCGAGTCGATTTCTTTTTGCCGGACGGCGGCGAACCAGTCGTCAACGAGGTCAACACGTTCCCGGGCTTCACGAGCGCGTCGCAGTATCCGCAGATCTGGGAGCGGGCCGGGATCGGCTATGCGGAACTGCTCGACATCCTGATCGCCGGCGCGGTCAAGGGTAGGTCGGGCAGGTCAGCGGTCCCCGGCGGTGTGCCACGCTGACCAGCGTCACCGGGCCGTCGGCGACCGAGGCCTGCACGGTGCAGACGATCTGGTTGACCGCGAGCACCGACAGAGTGGCGACGTCGGTCGAGAGCCCGACGGACGTGGTCGTGCCGTCGTTGGACACCTTCGCCGGTGCGATGCCGGCCGGCACCTCGCTGGTGAAACCGGCGTCGCGCTCGGTCGCGGTCGGGCCCGCGGCGAGCAGGTCGACGATGTCGGCCGGCTGCTGCAACGGTTTGAGCGCCCGCGCGACCAGGGTGGGCTGGCCGTCGGAGATGAGGTAGAGGCGTACGCCGCTGATCGTGTTCGCTGGAGCCGGGCCGCCGCTGATCACCTCGCTGGGCCGGACGCCGCAACCGGCCAGCACGAACGTGACGAGCAGCGCGGCCATCGCGATTGGTCGCCGGTTCATCGGACACCGTCCTGGGGCAGGCGCAGGGTGAAGGTGGCGCCGTGCGGCGCGCGGTTGCCGGCCACCAGGTTGCCGCCGTGCAGGCGGGCGTTCTCCAGGGCGATGGCCAGCCCCAGCCCGGCGCCGTCGGAGCGGGCGCGGGCGCTGTCGGCCTTGTAGAACCGGTCGAAGACGTGCGCGAGCACGTCCGGCGCGAGGCCGGGGCCCTCGTCGGCGACCGTCACCACCACCCAGCCGCGGTCGGCTCGCAGGTCGATGGTCACCGGGGGAGCGCCGTGCCGCAGTGCGTTGCCGACCATGTTGGCCACCACGACGTCGAGCCGGCGTGGGTCGAGCCGGGCCGAGACGCCGTCCGGGAGGTTGGCCACCACCTGGTCGGTCCAGCCGCGGGAGCGCAGGGTGGCCCGCACCGCGGCGGCCATGTCGAGGTCGTCGACCGACAGCGCCGCCGTGCCGGCGTCGAACCGGCTGATCTCGATCAGGTCCTCGACGAGCTGGGCCAGGTTCTGCGTCTCCTGGCTGACCAGGCGCGCGGCCTTGCCCGCGTCGCCGGGCAGCTTCGCCGACTCCTCGTCGAGCAGGTCGGTCACCGCGGTCATCGCGGCCAGCGGGGTGCGCAACTCGTGCGAGACGTCGGCCACGAAGCGCCGGGCGTCGGCCTCCATCCGGCGCAGCTCGCCCACCTGCCGCTCCAGCCGTTCGGCGGTCTGGTTGAAGATCTGTGCCACCCCGGCCAACTCGTCGCCGCCGCGCACAGCCGCGCGGGTCTTCAGGTCTCCCTCGCCGAGGCGGCGGGCGGCCCGGCCCAACTCGCTCACCGGCCGCAGCACGCCGCGCGCCGCGAGCAGGGCGAGCAGCACCGCCAGCAGCAGCGACGCCGCGCCCGTCGACCAGGCCAGCGCGGCCAGCTGGTCGATGCTGTGCCGTTCCTCGGCGAGCGGGTGCGCGCGGTAGATCTCGATCCCGGTCGGCTCGGTGCCGCCGCCGGGCTGGTTGGCCATCAGTTCGGTGCCGATGGCCAGGACCGGCATGCCGTTGACCGAGATGCGTTGCCAGACCACCCGGCCGTCGCCGACCGCACTGCTCA
This genomic interval from Asanoa ferruginea contains the following:
- a CDS encoding ATP-binding cassette domain-containing protein, which gives rise to MPLFRDLWSTSPIRTTVVAVLVLVNAVGLALAAALSGPVLVNHSMPAFVALAAALVAAVLSDTATGLLMARLSADWTADVRRRLCRVALGQELPRLESTPVGELLDRIDGDVYQIGSDLRGSGIRVVQSVVSGLVSVITALVVWWPAGLGMLVLATILVLWLAKPTGRIAPARMAEEEAWSDLAAVMEESIHGQDDVRTSLARPYVLRLFANRSREVLRLARIVWRLSAKVTTWAVAVMRVGVGVAVLGGVWALTTGRIDGARLTAIWLLVIGFAAIVEHMSRMVPELQNALGAWGRVLLLKASQQEPVGGSEPPDADIAVRGLTFRYPAAEATGRPAALRDVTLSFVRGRSYAVVGRTGSGKSTLAKVLTRSVDVPRGTVFLGDTDLVDIDLDGLRRWVAIVPQRTEILAGTLAENVALFDPDLIDGAGAALDQLGLTSWVAELPNGLETRLGEGGNVLSAGQEQLVAFARILVRDPHVVILDEATARLDPVTEGRVQQATQRLLRDRIGIVIAHRLSSVRRCDEVVVLADGELLEAGPLHESERFAALMARSRAATTTAAPASAGGVALADRPEDDDWVVGDEAPQPPQPAAAMVVPPKADPPPLTEPARPGTLREILRLMTNDPRFGLAGLVVFCGMTLLGLDGSVLPYLFANLVDGTGSLLWPSIGIIAGLLIYLPMPYVSSVWYPEWWVRQMLRISLRLLHGQTGARRVSKYTPAEVVAQAGDTERVVLMADHLVDQTLCVFLLVSMTLVSGSLVPAGFFLATVLVSGVVATAFGGRLEKLARSTVAARAAFATGLVSSLSAARTVKLAGATQPVLAHLARLDLVRSDRQRREISTQVLARSTPSMVSGLLPIGAWALYLFGGLSGGATLVAVATLGAARWFAWTTAALVSQLPSARVWTRRTAAMAGRADYSAEVPGVDISLGSAPAPVTAPRTPLRELELRGFTAIHEDGTLGVRDVDLTVERGQLVLVVGPVGAGKSSLLRAMAGIVHHTGALRWNGEPVTEPEVFLRPNQVGYVGQLPRVLSGTVAENIQLGHQVDAEKAVTIAQLSHDLAAAGGGLGLLIGHKGTRLSGGQLQRLALARALAPRTELLIADDVSSALDVTTELDLWHALRATGVTVIGSTSKQAALAQADHVIVLVEGTVAASGTWHDLARRWSHLAG
- a CDS encoding MFS transporter permease, which translates into the protein MRSWLFEAAPRGRVAALRTLTYLFIVFDLLVYSSWVRTRGDVPTELYQPLWIGRVLHLPAPDGTLVNVVFWTLLVLAPLAATGRFPRLLGWLVCGFYLEWLIIAMSYGKVDHDRFAFLIALAVLPTVGRARHGDREPSEAAGWALRMIQLAVVATYFLAAWAKIRFGGLGWMTGSVLARAFIRRGSDFADLIASVPYLMIAAQIGMVTFEALSPLIFALRGRNRYAAVAFFYSFHLLSFATISISFAPHLVALTSFLPLERIRPIIWLRRAATRRQVVDTLEPVPVESGGG
- a CDS encoding thiol-disulfide oxidoreductase DCC family protein — encoded protein: MTDTFVYDGDCAFCTMCARFIERRINTTATVIPWQFANLDALGLTRAECIEAVQWVPEHGEPAGGPVAIARLLRSSGPVWRLAGRLLDLRPVTALAWPAYRWVARNRHRLPGGTAACAIPADSPARQHPTA
- a CDS encoding alanine racemase, with amino-acid sequence MTHPTAAPRAALAEAGATEPLAIAEIDLGAIAANVRTVAAVAGTDVMAVVKADGFGHGAVPVARAALAAGATWLGVTSSAEALALRAAGITAPVLSWLHRPDEDFGPVLAAGIDVGVSTIPHLRAVAAAAARRGQPAMVQLKVDTGLSRNGARGSDWADLVALSRAYESAGSVRVRGIWSHLADADRPGSALVRRQVTAFRTAVRVARSAGLDPVLLHLANSAAALTQPATRFDICRIGLALYGVDPFDGPDQAAPLPSAEAGSTPTNASAGHVPIAAGARQTRITVNGRQTPIGAMLRPAMTLRSIVVNLKRVPAGTAVSYGGDHVTAVATTLALVPVGFADGLPRSVEGRASVWVGGARCPVVGRIAMDQCVVDVGDRAVRLGDPVTLFGPGPDEPTVADWARWAGTNPNEVLTGIGARVVRRFKGVAA
- a CDS encoding D-alanine--D-alanine ligase family protein, translating into MAVLFGGRSGEHEVSRKSAASILANLGPAYRVTEVLIGRDGQWHVDGVPVRFADALDVLADQNVVFPALHGPYGEDGTVQAVLEWIGVPYVGNGVLASAAGMDKAVTKTLLAADGLRIAAGVTLRTGEHPTPADQERLGLPVFVKPARAGSSLGVSRVDAWWQLPEALSVARMFDSKVLIEPAVNGREVDVAVLEHPDGRVEAGPPLEITVTGAGFFDYDAKYGGGARFQIPADLPASTTEALQDRAIRAFHALGCRGLIRVDFFLPDGGEPVVNEVNTFPGFTSASQYPQIWERAGIGYAELLDILIAGAVKGRSGRSAVPGGVPR
- a CDS encoding sensor histidine kinase, encoding MTGWALGLRGRLLLAFAVLGLTTTALVAGVSYWQARTVILQKAQDAAVESLVDEVSRLVPVRELPPSQAELESIANIVSSGPDPALVRYRDLSAGSGLTISDIPPKLSSAVGDGRVVWQRISVNGMPVLAIGTELMANQPGGGTEPTGIEIYRAHPLAEERHSIDQLAALAWSTGAASLLLAVLLALLAARGVLRPVSELGRAARRLGEGDLKTRAAVRGGDELAGVAQIFNQTAERLERQVGELRRMEADARRFVADVSHELRTPLAAMTAVTDLLDEESAKLPGDAGKAARLVSQETQNLAQLVEDLIEISRFDAGTAALSVDDLDMAAAVRATLRSRGWTDQVVANLPDGVSARLDPRRLDVVVANMVGNALRHGAPPVTIDLRADRGWVVVTVADEGPGLAPDVLAHVFDRFYKADSARARSDGAGLGLAIALENARLHGGNLVAGNRAPHGATFTLRLPQDGVR